A single Chrysiogenia bacterium DNA region contains:
- a CDS encoding RHS repeat-associated core domain-containing protein: MPSNSGAIQAANTKASPMDSPFSLGGGAHVPDYMIAYDQWGGRLGTYRIISDHPSTPLRAGPGSVRLVVDVASGAIAQRIDYDEFGRVLQNTNPGFQPFGFAGGMQNHLTVPTQAGDMEVGAFVHFGARDYDPFTGRWTGKDPILFDGGDPNIYAYCGNDPVNCIDIDGKNPFILIGAVIGAAVSGAQAYSSGARGWELALQVGVGALSGATAGSGVGLIGSIGAGALAAGLGNLTSQNLEKVFGRREEVDIASAGLSAIAGAYGGIFGGGLVKAVPDAAVASALLGGYVTTATDVILQLSLKNCSVDEVSGASE, encoded by the coding sequence ATGCCGAGTAATTCCGGCGCAATCCAAGCAGCAAACACGAAGGCGAGTCCGATGGACTCGCCTTTTTCGTTGGGGGGCGGCGCCCACGTGCCCGACTACATGATCGCCTACGATCAGTGGGGCGGCCGTCTGGGAACCTACCGCATCATCAGCGACCACCCTTCGACGCCGCTCAGGGCAGGCCCGGGCAGCGTGCGGCTCGTCGTCGATGTCGCCTCCGGCGCCATTGCCCAGCGCATCGACTACGACGAATTCGGCCGGGTCCTGCAGAACACCAATCCGGGTTTTCAGCCCTTCGGCTTCGCCGGCGGGATGCAGAACCACCTCACCGTGCCCACCCAGGCCGGCGACATGGAAGTCGGCGCCTTCGTCCACTTCGGCGCCCGCGATTACGACCCCTTCACCGGCCGCTGGACCGGCAAGGACCCGATCCTCTTCGACGGCGGGGATCCGAACATCTACGCCTACTGCGGGAATGATCCGGTGAATTGTATTGATATTGACGGAAAGAATCCGTTTATCTTGATTGGTGCAGTGATTGGTGCTGCTGTATCCGGTGCGCAGGCGTATTCTTCCGGCGCACGAGGTTGGGAGCTGGCGCTTCAGGTTGGAGTGGGTGCGTTGTCGGGGGCGACAGCTGGGAGCGGCGTTGGCCTAATTGGCTCGATTGGAGCGGGTGCACTCGCTGCTGGATTAGGTAATCTCACGTCCCAAAACCTTGAAAAAGTCTTTGGTAGGCGAGAAGAAGTGGATATTGCATCTGCGGGACTATCAGCAATTGCGGGAGCGTACGGTGGTATCTTTGGAGGGGGATTGGTGAAGGCGGTTCCTGATGCGGCAGTGGCCAGTGCGCTGTTGGGCGGATATGTGACCACTGCAACTGACGTGATTTTACAGCTTTCCCTGAAGAACTGCAGCGTGGATGAAGTGAGTGGGGCTTCAGAATGA
- a CDS encoding integration host factor subunit beta, translated as MNKSELIQALAERQKLPLIKAEKIVNAIFEQMIDALKSGERIEIRGFGSFENRYYDAYTGRNPKTGEAIHVPPKRLPFFKVGKELKERVNEIDAAPAAEGASYSENAE; from the coding sequence ATGAACAAGTCTGAGCTCATCCAGGCTCTGGCTGAACGTCAGAAACTCCCGCTCATCAAGGCGGAGAAGATCGTCAACGCGATCTTCGAGCAGATGATCGACGCGCTGAAGAGCGGGGAGCGCATTGAGATCCGTGGTTTCGGAAGCTTCGAGAACCGCTATTACGATGCGTACACCGGTCGCAACCCCAAGACGGGCGAGGCCATCCACGTTCCGCCCAAGCGCCTGCCGTTCTTCAAGGTCGGCAAAGAGCTGAAAGAACGCGTGAACGAGATCGACGCCGCCCCCGCCGCCGAAGGCGCCTCCTACTCGGAAAATGCCGAGTAA